One segment of Coregonus clupeaformis isolate EN_2021a chromosome 38, ASM2061545v1, whole genome shotgun sequence DNA contains the following:
- the LOC121553939 gene encoding T-cell differentiation antigen CD6 isoform X3, producing MKLVKLILILQALHLCQAYNNSSAQTGKNASQSELDNNQTEPYITQRSNACSWSPMIFRDEIWTSVTFTAESRDQVAHQICMALGCGGVYSLNETSAPPNSICLTNCTYREYRLQNCSHVVRMNCTKVSDVVCGHQAVRLAGGEHRCAGRVELWREGQQWGTVCDDEWDMRDADVVCAQLGCGYAISVTGQGGAFPQGKDPIYLDELKCTGKEGNLWQCPASDKSHDCGHKEDAGVVCSELKAVRLTGGVDHCSGKVEIHRNGSWGTVCDNCWGKEEASMVCSMLGCGEPVHFVAFKPPFTHNNGTLWYYRCDPHHTDLWQCKEFANITILCTDSEAAGLICSGSRGRYLPVTTEAAATVLSRTPGEKVTTASVANYGFPFAMSLELLGCISLSFLLLTALVTNALLCCHYRRRNALLVQQRHANLQTPTEHHDKDYQDSVNLIKVTTSSPTENEVPANPRYQWTQSSVDSTSVDTDYDQCDLNAEAAVHMTTFQNSIRYKQDTRNPFMRATALDSLSEEGGICDQAPGCNIGPPSVDSFDSSSTSSEECYENTGRMDPWQPPVTHNANNHLMPSGNPDQTQSHDQGVADGKSDEYEEEGHLYSPDPNQSSSEGVYDDIANYLDSNPEQGY from the exons ATGAAGTTGGTGAAACTCATTTTAATCCTCCAAGCGCTTCATCTGTGTCAAG CATATAACAATTCCTCTGCTCAAACTGGAAAAAATGCATCACAATCGGAGCTTGATAACAATCAAA CTGAGCCCTACATAACTCAACGATCCAATGCATGCTCCTGGAGTCCCATGATCTTTAGAGATGAGATATGGACTTCAGTCACATTCACTGCAGAGTCCAGAGACCAAGTAGCCCATCAGATATGTATGGCTCTTGGCTGTGGTGGAGTCTACAGTCTTAATGAGACCAGCGCACCACCCAACAGTATCTGCCTCACAAACTGCACCTACCGTGAATATCGTCTTCAGAACTGCTCCCACGTTGTGAGGATGAATTGCACAAAGGTGTCCGATGTCGTTTGTG GGCACCAGGCTGTGAGGCTGGCTGGAGGCGAGCACCGCTGCGCTGGACGTGTGGAGCTGTGGAGAGAGGGGCAGCAGTGGGGCACGGTGTGTGACGATGAGTGGGACATGAGGGATGCTGATGTGGTATGTGCCCAGCTTGGCTGTGGCTATGCCATAAGTGTGACAGGGCAGGGTGGTGCCTTCCCTCAGGGCAAGGATCCCATCTATCTGGATGAGCTGAAATGTACTGGCAAAGAGGGCAACCTGTGGCAGTGCCCAGCGTCAGATAAAAGCCATGACTGTGGGCACAAGGAGGATGCTGGGGTGGTATGTTCAG AGCTGAAGGCAGTGAGGCTGACTGGAGGGGTGGACCACTGTTCTGGTAAAGTGGAGATCCACCGTAATGGATCATGGGGGACAGTGTGTGATAACTGCTGGGGGAAGGAGGAAGCCTCCATGGTGTGTTCCATGTTGGGCTGTGGGGAGCCAGTTCATTTTGTAGCTTTCAAACCCCCTTTCACTCACAACAATGGGACCCTGTGGTACTACAGATGCGATCCACATCACACAGACCTTTGGCAGTGTAAGGAATTTGCCAACATTACAATATTGTGCACTGACTCTGAAGCGGCTGGACTTATTTGTAGTG GATCACGTGGGCGATATCTTCCAGTTACAACAGAAGCAGCTGCAACAGTATTGAGCAGGACCCCAGGTGAAAAAG TGACTACAGCCAGTGTAGCAAATTATGGCTTCCCATTCGCCATGTCCCTAGAGCTGCTGGGGTGCATCTCCCTATCCTTCCTTCTGCTCACGGCTCTGGTCACAAACGCTCTGCTTTGCTGCCACTACAGGAGGAGAAATG CTCTCTTAGTCCAGCAGAGACATGCTAACCTGCAGACACCCACTGAGCATCATGACAAAGACTACCAGGACTCTGTGAATCTCATCAAGGTCACAACCAGCAGCCCAACAGAAAATGAAG TCCCGGCAAATCCCAGGTATCAGTGGACCCAGAGTAGTGTGGACAGCACCTCAGTGGATACAGACTATGACCAGTGTGATCTAAACGCTGAGGCAGCTGTCCATATGACCACCTTTCAGA ATTCTATACGATACAAACAAGATACCAGGAACCCTTTTATGAGGGCTACAGCTCTGGACAGTCTATCTGAGGAAG GAGGCATTTGTGACCAAGCTCCAGGATGCAATATAGGACCCCCAAGTG TGGACTCCTTTGATTCTTCCAGCACCTCCTCTGAGGAATGCTATGAAAACACAG GGAGAATGGATCCATGGCAACCTCCAGTTACCCACAATGCAAATAACCACCTGATGCCTTCAGGGAACCCTGATCAAACCCAGTCACATGACCAGG GAGTGGCTGATGGCAAAAGTGACGAGTATGAGGAGGAGGGCCACCTGTACTCTCCTGACCCCAACCAGTCCTCCTCAGAGGGTGTCTATGATGACATCGCTAACTACCTGGACTCAAATCCAGAGCAAGGCTACTGA
- the LOC121553939 gene encoding T-cell differentiation antigen CD6 isoform X2: protein MKLVKLILILQALHLCQAYNNSSAQTGKNASQSELDNNQTEPYITQRSNACSWSPMIFRDEIWTSVTFTAESRDQVAHQICMALGCGGVYSLNETSAPPNSICLTNCTYREYRLQNCSHVVRMNCTKVSDVVCGHQAVRLAGGEHRCAGRVELWREGQQWGTVCDDEWDMRDADVVCAQLGCGYAISVTGQGGAFPQGKDPIYLDELKCTGKEGNLWQCPASDKSHDCGHKEDAGVVCSELKAVRLTGGVDHCSGKVEIHRNGSWGTVCDNCWGKEEASMVCSMLGCGEPVHFVAFKPPFTHNNGTLWYYRCDPHHTDLWQCKEFANITILCTDSEAAGLICSGSRGRYLPVTTEAAATVLSRTPVTTASVANYGFPFAMSLELLGCISLSFLLLTALVTNALLCCHYRRRNALLVQQRHANLQTPTEHHDKDYQDSVNLIKVTTSSPTENEVPANPRYQWTQSSVDSTSVDTDYDQCDLNAEAAVHMTTFQNSIRYKQDTRNPFMRATALDSLSEEAHAGDNHNVFIGGICDQAPGCNIGPPSVDSFDSSSTSSEECYENTGRMDPWQPPVTHNANNHLMPSGNPDQTQSHDQGVADGKSDEYEEEGHLYSPDPNQSSSEGVYDDIANYLDSNPEQGY from the exons ATGAAGTTGGTGAAACTCATTTTAATCCTCCAAGCGCTTCATCTGTGTCAAG CATATAACAATTCCTCTGCTCAAACTGGAAAAAATGCATCACAATCGGAGCTTGATAACAATCAAA CTGAGCCCTACATAACTCAACGATCCAATGCATGCTCCTGGAGTCCCATGATCTTTAGAGATGAGATATGGACTTCAGTCACATTCACTGCAGAGTCCAGAGACCAAGTAGCCCATCAGATATGTATGGCTCTTGGCTGTGGTGGAGTCTACAGTCTTAATGAGACCAGCGCACCACCCAACAGTATCTGCCTCACAAACTGCACCTACCGTGAATATCGTCTTCAGAACTGCTCCCACGTTGTGAGGATGAATTGCACAAAGGTGTCCGATGTCGTTTGTG GGCACCAGGCTGTGAGGCTGGCTGGAGGCGAGCACCGCTGCGCTGGACGTGTGGAGCTGTGGAGAGAGGGGCAGCAGTGGGGCACGGTGTGTGACGATGAGTGGGACATGAGGGATGCTGATGTGGTATGTGCCCAGCTTGGCTGTGGCTATGCCATAAGTGTGACAGGGCAGGGTGGTGCCTTCCCTCAGGGCAAGGATCCCATCTATCTGGATGAGCTGAAATGTACTGGCAAAGAGGGCAACCTGTGGCAGTGCCCAGCGTCAGATAAAAGCCATGACTGTGGGCACAAGGAGGATGCTGGGGTGGTATGTTCAG AGCTGAAGGCAGTGAGGCTGACTGGAGGGGTGGACCACTGTTCTGGTAAAGTGGAGATCCACCGTAATGGATCATGGGGGACAGTGTGTGATAACTGCTGGGGGAAGGAGGAAGCCTCCATGGTGTGTTCCATGTTGGGCTGTGGGGAGCCAGTTCATTTTGTAGCTTTCAAACCCCCTTTCACTCACAACAATGGGACCCTGTGGTACTACAGATGCGATCCACATCACACAGACCTTTGGCAGTGTAAGGAATTTGCCAACATTACAATATTGTGCACTGACTCTGAAGCGGCTGGACTTATTTGTAGTG GATCACGTGGGCGATATCTTCCAGTTACAACAGAAGCAGCTGCAACAGTATTGAGCAGGACCCCAG TGACTACAGCCAGTGTAGCAAATTATGGCTTCCCATTCGCCATGTCCCTAGAGCTGCTGGGGTGCATCTCCCTATCCTTCCTTCTGCTCACGGCTCTGGTCACAAACGCTCTGCTTTGCTGCCACTACAGGAGGAGAAATG CTCTCTTAGTCCAGCAGAGACATGCTAACCTGCAGACACCCACTGAGCATCATGACAAAGACTACCAGGACTCTGTGAATCTCATCAAGGTCACAACCAGCAGCCCAACAGAAAATGAAG TCCCGGCAAATCCCAGGTATCAGTGGACCCAGAGTAGTGTGGACAGCACCTCAGTGGATACAGACTATGACCAGTGTGATCTAAACGCTGAGGCAGCTGTCCATATGACCACCTTTCAGA ATTCTATACGATACAAACAAGATACCAGGAACCCTTTTATGAGGGCTACAGCTCTGGACAGTCTATCTGAGGAAG CACATGCAGGTGACAACCATAACGTTTTCATAGGAGGCATTTGTGACCAAGCTCCAGGATGCAATATAGGACCCCCAAGTG TGGACTCCTTTGATTCTTCCAGCACCTCCTCTGAGGAATGCTATGAAAACACAG GGAGAATGGATCCATGGCAACCTCCAGTTACCCACAATGCAAATAACCACCTGATGCCTTCAGGGAACCCTGATCAAACCCAGTCACATGACCAGG GAGTGGCTGATGGCAAAAGTGACGAGTATGAGGAGGAGGGCCACCTGTACTCTCCTGACCCCAACCAGTCCTCCTCAGAGGGTGTCTATGATGACATCGCTAACTACCTGGACTCAAATCCAGAGCAAGGCTACTGA
- the LOC121553939 gene encoding T-cell differentiation antigen CD6 isoform X1, whose translation MKLVKLILILQALHLCQAYNNSSAQTGKNASQSELDNNQTEPYITQRSNACSWSPMIFRDEIWTSVTFTAESRDQVAHQICMALGCGGVYSLNETSAPPNSICLTNCTYREYRLQNCSHVVRMNCTKVSDVVCGHQAVRLAGGEHRCAGRVELWREGQQWGTVCDDEWDMRDADVVCAQLGCGYAISVTGQGGAFPQGKDPIYLDELKCTGKEGNLWQCPASDKSHDCGHKEDAGVVCSELKAVRLTGGVDHCSGKVEIHRNGSWGTVCDNCWGKEEASMVCSMLGCGEPVHFVAFKPPFTHNNGTLWYYRCDPHHTDLWQCKEFANITILCTDSEAAGLICSGSRGRYLPVTTEAAATVLSRTPGEKVTTASVANYGFPFAMSLELLGCISLSFLLLTALVTNALLCCHYRRRNALLVQQRHANLQTPTEHHDKDYQDSVNLIKVTTSSPTENEVPANPRYQWTQSSVDSTSVDTDYDQCDLNAEAAVHMTTFQNSIRYKQDTRNPFMRATALDSLSEEAHAGDNHNVFIGGICDQAPGCNIGPPSVDSFDSSSTSSEECYENTGRMDPWQPPVTHNANNHLMPSGNPDQTQSHDQGVADGKSDEYEEEGHLYSPDPNQSSSEGVYDDIANYLDSNPEQGY comes from the exons ATGAAGTTGGTGAAACTCATTTTAATCCTCCAAGCGCTTCATCTGTGTCAAG CATATAACAATTCCTCTGCTCAAACTGGAAAAAATGCATCACAATCGGAGCTTGATAACAATCAAA CTGAGCCCTACATAACTCAACGATCCAATGCATGCTCCTGGAGTCCCATGATCTTTAGAGATGAGATATGGACTTCAGTCACATTCACTGCAGAGTCCAGAGACCAAGTAGCCCATCAGATATGTATGGCTCTTGGCTGTGGTGGAGTCTACAGTCTTAATGAGACCAGCGCACCACCCAACAGTATCTGCCTCACAAACTGCACCTACCGTGAATATCGTCTTCAGAACTGCTCCCACGTTGTGAGGATGAATTGCACAAAGGTGTCCGATGTCGTTTGTG GGCACCAGGCTGTGAGGCTGGCTGGAGGCGAGCACCGCTGCGCTGGACGTGTGGAGCTGTGGAGAGAGGGGCAGCAGTGGGGCACGGTGTGTGACGATGAGTGGGACATGAGGGATGCTGATGTGGTATGTGCCCAGCTTGGCTGTGGCTATGCCATAAGTGTGACAGGGCAGGGTGGTGCCTTCCCTCAGGGCAAGGATCCCATCTATCTGGATGAGCTGAAATGTACTGGCAAAGAGGGCAACCTGTGGCAGTGCCCAGCGTCAGATAAAAGCCATGACTGTGGGCACAAGGAGGATGCTGGGGTGGTATGTTCAG AGCTGAAGGCAGTGAGGCTGACTGGAGGGGTGGACCACTGTTCTGGTAAAGTGGAGATCCACCGTAATGGATCATGGGGGACAGTGTGTGATAACTGCTGGGGGAAGGAGGAAGCCTCCATGGTGTGTTCCATGTTGGGCTGTGGGGAGCCAGTTCATTTTGTAGCTTTCAAACCCCCTTTCACTCACAACAATGGGACCCTGTGGTACTACAGATGCGATCCACATCACACAGACCTTTGGCAGTGTAAGGAATTTGCCAACATTACAATATTGTGCACTGACTCTGAAGCGGCTGGACTTATTTGTAGTG GATCACGTGGGCGATATCTTCCAGTTACAACAGAAGCAGCTGCAACAGTATTGAGCAGGACCCCAGGTGAAAAAG TGACTACAGCCAGTGTAGCAAATTATGGCTTCCCATTCGCCATGTCCCTAGAGCTGCTGGGGTGCATCTCCCTATCCTTCCTTCTGCTCACGGCTCTGGTCACAAACGCTCTGCTTTGCTGCCACTACAGGAGGAGAAATG CTCTCTTAGTCCAGCAGAGACATGCTAACCTGCAGACACCCACTGAGCATCATGACAAAGACTACCAGGACTCTGTGAATCTCATCAAGGTCACAACCAGCAGCCCAACAGAAAATGAAG TCCCGGCAAATCCCAGGTATCAGTGGACCCAGAGTAGTGTGGACAGCACCTCAGTGGATACAGACTATGACCAGTGTGATCTAAACGCTGAGGCAGCTGTCCATATGACCACCTTTCAGA ATTCTATACGATACAAACAAGATACCAGGAACCCTTTTATGAGGGCTACAGCTCTGGACAGTCTATCTGAGGAAG CACATGCAGGTGACAACCATAACGTTTTCATAGGAGGCATTTGTGACCAAGCTCCAGGATGCAATATAGGACCCCCAAGTG TGGACTCCTTTGATTCTTCCAGCACCTCCTCTGAGGAATGCTATGAAAACACAG GGAGAATGGATCCATGGCAACCTCCAGTTACCCACAATGCAAATAACCACCTGATGCCTTCAGGGAACCCTGATCAAACCCAGTCACATGACCAGG GAGTGGCTGATGGCAAAAGTGACGAGTATGAGGAGGAGGGCCACCTGTACTCTCCTGACCCCAACCAGTCCTCCTCAGAGGGTGTCTATGATGACATCGCTAACTACCTGGACTCAAATCCAGAGCAAGGCTACTGA